One window from the genome of Thermoanaerobacter uzonensis DSM 18761 encodes:
- a CDS encoding ISLre2 family transposase gives MKKNIFEDIILQNALNFTREVVDIFDDLLNKGMNITELAARIKELTDKLGREAIEAIIEELDKIIKEDKRRKEKWVVERKDKKRLTTILGDIEYERTYYKSREDGRYTYLVDDALEIGRHDRIEKGVKIKLVENAIEESYEISSKKACPEELSKQTVLNAIREIGEVEVKREIKEKKEVRVLYIEADEDHVPLQDGSNETPRLIYIHEGKEEKNGRNVLRNVHYKAYVGEKAEDIWIDVANYIEENYKEEKIEKIYIAGDGAPWIKEGLEWIVKSRFVLDRYHLNKYVLKATSKEPKYRDKIWRAINEGDKEGVKKVLDELIKAAEEEREKEKVKEAKRYILNNWEGVEIYSKDKDVIGCSAEGHISHVFSSRLSRNPLGWSREGLKLMAKLRVFSKNGGDLREIEWGKRENINAESYKLTKKQIKEAVRRIKTSTNEKINNITVLNIGKVTPIYRILRAIKYAQVI, from the coding sequence TAAAGGAACTGACGGACAAACTAGGTAGAGAGGCAATAGAAGCAATTATTGAAGAGTTAGATAAAATAATAAAAGAAGACAAGAGAAGGAAAGAAAAATGGGTAGTAGAGAGGAAAGATAAAAAGAGATTAACGACAATCCTTGGGGATATAGAATATGAGAGGACATATTACAAATCCAGAGAGGATGGAAGATATACATACTTGGTAGATGATGCATTAGAGATAGGGCGGCACGATAGGATAGAAAAAGGTGTAAAAATAAAGTTAGTAGAAAATGCAATAGAAGAATCATATGAAATAAGCAGTAAAAAAGCATGTCCAGAGGAGCTAAGTAAACAGACGGTATTAAATGCAATAAGGGAAATAGGGGAAGTAGAGGTAAAGAGAGAAATAAAAGAGAAGAAAGAAGTAAGGGTATTATACATAGAGGCAGACGAAGACCATGTGCCATTGCAAGATGGCAGCAATGAAACACCGCGATTGATATACATACATGAAGGTAAAGAAGAGAAAAATGGTAGAAATGTACTGAGGAATGTGCATTACAAGGCATACGTAGGAGAGAAAGCTGAAGACATATGGATAGATGTAGCAAATTACATAGAAGAAAATTACAAGGAAGAGAAGATAGAAAAGATATACATAGCAGGAGATGGAGCACCGTGGATAAAAGAGGGATTAGAGTGGATAGTAAAATCAAGGTTTGTGTTAGACAGATATCATTTAAACAAATACGTATTAAAAGCAACATCAAAAGAGCCAAAGTATAGAGATAAGATATGGAGAGCAATAAATGAAGGGGATAAAGAAGGAGTAAAGAAGGTATTGGATGAGTTAATAAAGGCAGCAGAGGAAGAGAGAGAAAAAGAGAAGGTAAAAGAGGCCAAGAGGTACATACTAAATAATTGGGAAGGAGTAGAGATATACAGTAAAGACAAAGATGTAATAGGGTGCAGTGCAGAAGGGCATATAAGTCATGTATTTTCTTCTAGATTAAGTAGGAATCCATTGGGATGGAGTAGAGAAGGATTAAAGTTAATGGCGAAATTAAGAGTATTCAGCAAGAATGGAGGAGATCTAAGAGAAATAGAATGGGGTAAGAGAGAGAATATAAATGCAGAAAGTTACAAATTAACGAAGAAGCAAATAAAAGAGGCGGTAAGGAGAATTAAAACGTCTACAAATGAAAAGATAAATAATATTACAGTTTTGAATATAGGGAAAGTAACGCCAATATATAGGATTTTAAGAGCAATAAAATACGCGCAAGTCATATAA
- a CDS encoding RelA/SpoT family protein, with protein sequence MLDKVINRIKKYMGDDANLELIYKAYNFAVNAHEGQMRNSGEPYIVHPIEVAYILADLELDITTIAAGLLHDVLEDTDVNYGQLLEIFGKEIADLVDGVTKLGKIEYKSKVEQQAENMRKMLIAMAKDIRVILIKLADRLHNMRTLKYLPPDKQKEKAEETLEIYAPIAHRLGISKIKWELEDLCLRYLHPEEYYDLVEKVAAKRKEREEFIQNIITAIKEKLKEMGIQAEVDGRPKHFYSIYKKMKTQNKTFEQIYDLLAVRIIVNTVKDCYGVLGIVHTLWKPIPGRFKDYIAMPKPNMYQSLHTTVIGPKGEPFEIQIRTWEMHKTAEYGIAAHWKYKEGKTTEDEFDQKLSWLRQLLEWQKELKDAKEFMETLKIDLFTDEVFVFTPKGDVINLPAGSTPIDFAYSIHTEIGHRLNGAKVNGKIVPINYQLKNGDIVEILVSPNKDRGPSRDWLQIVKSSQARNKIRQWFKKEKREENIARGEEMLERELRRHGIQPAMIKSEIWDEVLKKLNIHTMEDLYATIGYGGLTLNQVIPRIKEEIKKSQKEIGLKSVPTDKVGKKKEKTGGTGVIVKGADNVMVRFAKCCSPVPGDEIIGYVTKGRGISIHRKDCPNIKEYLFDRNKIVEVEWEQGKNIAYQADIQIMASDRFGLLTEVTSVLADVKIAVKAVNARTTKDSIAIINLTLEITSKEQLEKVMNKLKALEGVMDVYRLSA encoded by the coding sequence ATGTTGGACAAAGTGATAAATAGGATAAAAAAATACATGGGTGATGATGCAAATTTAGAGTTAATATACAAAGCTTATAACTTTGCTGTAAATGCCCATGAGGGCCAAATGAGAAACTCGGGAGAGCCATATATTGTTCATCCCATAGAAGTTGCATATATTTTGGCCGATTTGGAGTTAGATATTACAACTATTGCAGCAGGTCTTTTACATGACGTATTAGAAGACACAGATGTGAATTACGGCCAGTTATTGGAAATTTTTGGGAAAGAAATTGCTGATTTGGTTGACGGAGTTACAAAGTTAGGAAAAATAGAATACAAAAGCAAGGTAGAGCAGCAAGCTGAAAACATGAGAAAAATGCTTATAGCAATGGCAAAAGACATAAGAGTGATACTCATAAAACTGGCAGACAGGCTTCACAACATGAGAACTCTCAAATATTTACCTCCTGACAAACAAAAAGAAAAAGCGGAAGAAACTTTAGAGATTTATGCTCCTATTGCTCATCGCCTAGGAATATCTAAGATAAAATGGGAATTAGAAGATTTGTGTTTGAGATATTTGCATCCGGAGGAGTATTATGACCTCGTAGAAAAGGTTGCTGCAAAAAGAAAAGAAAGAGAAGAGTTTATACAAAATATTATAACTGCCATTAAAGAGAAATTAAAAGAAATGGGAATACAAGCAGAAGTAGATGGGCGACCTAAACATTTTTACAGTATATACAAAAAGATGAAAACGCAAAATAAAACTTTCGAGCAAATTTACGATTTGTTAGCAGTGAGGATAATTGTTAACACTGTAAAAGACTGTTATGGTGTATTAGGAATTGTTCATACTTTATGGAAGCCAATTCCTGGCAGATTTAAGGATTACATTGCAATGCCTAAGCCTAACATGTATCAATCCCTTCACACTACAGTAATAGGTCCTAAAGGAGAACCTTTTGAAATACAAATAAGAACATGGGAGATGCACAAAACAGCAGAATACGGTATTGCAGCCCATTGGAAATATAAAGAGGGTAAGACCACAGAAGACGAGTTTGACCAAAAGCTTTCTTGGCTTAGGCAGCTTTTAGAGTGGCAGAAAGAGTTAAAAGATGCAAAAGAATTTATGGAAACTTTAAAAATTGATCTTTTTACAGATGAGGTTTTTGTCTTTACCCCTAAAGGGGATGTAATAAATCTGCCGGCGGGGTCTACTCCTATTGACTTTGCGTACAGCATACACACTGAAATAGGTCATCGTTTGAACGGTGCTAAAGTAAACGGTAAAATAGTCCCTATAAATTATCAATTGAAAAACGGCGATATTGTAGAAATATTGGTAAGTCCAAATAAAGACAGAGGTCCAAGTAGAGACTGGCTCCAGATTGTCAAAAGCTCTCAAGCGAGAAATAAAATCAGACAGTGGTTTAAAAAAGAAAAAAGAGAAGAAAACATCGCTCGCGGCGAGGAAATGTTAGAAAGAGAGTTAAGGCGTCATGGTATACAGCCTGCCATGATAAAGAGTGAAATATGGGATGAGGTGCTTAAAAAACTCAATATTCACACAATGGAGGATTTATATGCAACAATCGGATATGGAGGGTTAACTCTAAATCAGGTAATACCGAGAATTAAGGAAGAAATCAAAAAATCTCAGAAAGAAATAGGTTTAAAGTCTGTTCCAACTGATAAGGTTGGAAAGAAAAAAGAGAAAACAGGTGGAACAGGAGTCATTGTTAAAGGGGCAGACAATGTAATGGTAAGGTTTGCAAAATGTTGTTCACCTGTTCCGGGGGATGAAATAATAGGTTACGTAACTAAAGGAAGAGGTATTTCTATTCACAGAAAAGATTGTCCCAATATAAAAGAATATCTTTTCGATAGGAACAAGATTGTAGAAGTAGAGTGGGAGCAAGGTAAAAACATCGCTTATCAAGCTGATATACAGATTATGGCCAGTGATAGATTTGGACTTTTGACAGAAGTTACAAGTGTTCTTGCAGATGTAAAAATTGCTGTAAAAGCTGTCAATGCAAGAACAACAAAAGACAGTATTGCAATTATAAATTTAACTTTAGAGATTACTTCAAAAGAGCAACTAGAAAAAGTTATGAATAAATTAAAAGCTTTGGAAGGAGTAATGGACGTCTACAGATTAAGTGCATAG
- a CDS encoding ABC transporter permease — protein sequence MYIWEAVKVAIDSILSNKLRAFLTMLGIIIGIASVITIVSLGAGGQKAILGEFEKIGVNVFSIKTRNDVEIRDNDRLAIRDVEMIRKRLSSVKYAAPIAEKMGLAKTDKVTKRALFIATDFDYGNVSNLKVIYGRFLNEKDILLGRNVILIDKDSAKELFGYEDCVGKSIKIGSYSSFDTAKIIGVIDSGNLKSLGGSIADQIPVIAAIPITYAQKIFPDVNISQIYVMTYNQNQLDETSSQAVRLIESLHHNKNKYKTENLISFLEEFNRILGIFTAVIGAIAGISLLVGGIGIMNIMLVSVTERTREIGIRKAIGARQKDILTQFLIEAVTISLIGGAIGIFLGYILANIVGPFIDITPVFSINTILIAFLFSTAVGIFFGIYPAQKAAKLDPIVALRYE from the coding sequence ATGTATATTTGGGAAGCAGTAAAAGTGGCAATTGACAGCATATTGAGTAACAAATTGAGAGCTTTTTTAACGATGTTGGGAATTATAATAGGCATTGCTTCAGTTATAACAATTGTCTCTTTAGGAGCAGGTGGCCAAAAGGCTATATTAGGTGAATTTGAAAAAATTGGTGTAAATGTGTTTTCTATTAAAACAAGAAATGACGTAGAAATTAGAGATAACGATAGATTAGCTATTAGAGATGTAGAAATGATTAGAAAAAGATTGTCTTCTGTAAAATACGCTGCGCCAATTGCAGAAAAAATGGGACTTGCCAAAACAGACAAAGTTACTAAAAGAGCCCTTTTTATAGCTACAGATTTTGATTATGGAAATGTTTCTAACTTAAAAGTAATCTATGGACGATTTTTAAATGAAAAAGATATTCTTTTAGGAAGAAACGTAATACTTATCGATAAAGACTCAGCTAAAGAACTTTTTGGCTATGAAGATTGCGTAGGAAAAAGCATCAAAATAGGCAGCTATTCCTCCTTTGATACAGCAAAGATAATTGGCGTCATTGACAGTGGAAATTTAAAAAGCTTAGGCGGGTCAATAGCTGATCAAATACCTGTAATAGCTGCAATTCCAATAACTTACGCACAAAAAATTTTTCCAGACGTTAATATCTCGCAAATTTACGTAATGACCTATAACCAAAACCAATTAGATGAAACATCCTCCCAAGCCGTGCGTTTGATAGAATCATTACATCACAACAAAAACAAATACAAGACAGAAAACCTCATAAGTTTTTTAGAAGAATTTAATAGGATATTAGGAATATTTACAGCTGTCATAGGTGCCATTGCGGGTATTTCTCTTTTAGTCGGTGGAATAGGGATTATGAATATAATGCTTGTATCTGTAACGGAGCGCACAAGAGAAATAGGAATAAGAAAAGCAATAGGAGCAAGACAAAAGGACATATTGACACAGTTTTTGATTGAAGCAGTTACAATTTCTCTTATAGGTGGAGCAATAGGTATTTTCCTAGGGTATATTTTAGCAAATATAGTCGGGCCCTTTATTGATATAACTCCAGTCTTTTCAATAAATACAATATTAATCGCTTTTCTCTTCTCAACAGCAGTAGGGATATTCTTTGGAATCTATCCCGCACAAAAAGCCGCCAAATTAGACCCAATTGTAGCATTACGATATGAATAA
- a CDS encoding efflux RND transporter periplasmic adaptor subunit produces the protein MKNSVKTFLIVLVILAIVASTVYAISIKNKNSASTVEVNAAKVEKGDIVSLFSTTGVVESKSKQEYYILSPTKVLKVYVSVGDNVKKGDKLLELETQDLSIQYQIAQKQLEIAQMQLDALKKLKEKQSQQSQVAAQIPNTSLPQQLPSGESTVQQPSISQIQTSSLSLEDQIKLQQKQVEIAELNLKNIKQNMYKQQKYVIAEFDGTVTIVNAKDNSYFTSSQFPAIAVEDLNNLQIALDVNPYDAVNLKEGQKAYIHFADKTFEGVVSKVSPTATKVITQTGGDNVVKVYVDLLNNDGTIKPGFNVDVDIKIGEKKDTIKVPSEAIVSDKNGNEFVYVVENGIAKQKKVKTGLASDLETEIISGINVGEKVILNPTSSIEDGTKVSVKGGKD, from the coding sequence ATGAAAAACAGTGTAAAAACGTTTTTAATAGTCTTAGTCATCTTAGCAATTGTGGCTTCTACCGTTTATGCAATCTCTATAAAAAACAAAAACTCTGCTTCCACTGTAGAGGTAAATGCTGCTAAAGTTGAAAAAGGTGATATAGTTTCTTTATTCTCTACCACAGGAGTAGTAGAATCAAAGTCCAAACAAGAATATTACATATTATCTCCCACTAAAGTTTTAAAAGTCTATGTATCCGTTGGAGATAATGTAAAAAAAGGAGATAAACTTCTAGAATTAGAAACACAAGATTTATCTATACAATATCAAATTGCACAAAAACAACTGGAAATAGCGCAAATGCAACTGGATGCATTAAAAAAATTAAAAGAAAAACAGTCACAACAATCCCAAGTCGCAGCTCAAATTCCCAATACCTCTTTGCCACAACAACTCCCTTCGGGAGAAAGTACAGTACAACAACCCTCCATTTCTCAGATACAAACTTCTTCTCTTAGCCTTGAGGACCAAATAAAACTCCAACAAAAACAAGTAGAAATTGCAGAATTAAATCTCAAAAATATAAAGCAAAATATGTATAAACAGCAAAAATATGTTATTGCTGAATTTGATGGGACAGTAACAATAGTAAATGCCAAAGATAATAGCTATTTTACCTCCTCTCAATTTCCTGCAATTGCAGTAGAAGATTTAAACAACTTGCAAATTGCACTTGATGTAAACCCTTATGATGCGGTAAATTTAAAAGAAGGGCAAAAAGCCTACATACATTTTGCAGATAAAACTTTTGAAGGAGTAGTCAGCAAAGTGAGTCCTACTGCAACAAAAGTAATTACTCAAACAGGAGGAGATAATGTAGTAAAAGTCTATGTGGACCTTTTAAACAATGATGGCACAATAAAGCCCGGTTTTAACGTGGATGTTGATATAAAAATTGGCGAAAAGAAAGATACAATAAAAGTTCCATCAGAAGCAATCGTAAGCGATAAAAATGGCAATGAATTTGTGTATGTAGTAGAAAATGGCATAGCTAAACAAAAGAAAGTAAAAACCGGTCTCGCTTCTGATTTAGAGACAGAAATCATAAGTGGAATAAATGTTGGTGAAAAAGTCATACTAAACCCCACCAGTTCTATCGAAGATGGCACAAAAGTTAGCGTAAAGGGCGGGAAGGACTGA
- a CDS encoding adenine phosphoribosyltransferase, which yields MTLEEIKMMIREIPDFPKKGIKFKDITPVLKDAQAFNYSVEMLAKALEGRKFDLIAAPEARGFLFGAPLAYRLGVGFVPVRKPGKLPAETLSYEYELEYGTDSLEIHKDAVLEGQRVVIVDDLLATGGTIYASAKLVEKLGGIVDSIIFLTELTFLDGRKKLDGYDIISLIKF from the coding sequence ATGACGCTGGAAGAAATCAAAATGATGATTAGAGAAATACCTGACTTCCCTAAAAAAGGAATAAAATTCAAAGATATTACACCTGTTTTAAAAGATGCGCAAGCTTTCAATTATTCCGTAGAAATGCTGGCTAAGGCTTTAGAGGGTAGAAAATTTGACCTTATTGCAGCACCAGAAGCAAGAGGATTTTTGTTTGGAGCCCCACTAGCTTATAGATTGGGAGTAGGATTTGTCCCTGTCAGGAAACCTGGAAAACTACCTGCAGAAACGTTAAGCTATGAGTATGAACTAGAATATGGGACAGATTCACTTGAAATACACAAAGATGCTGTTTTAGAGGGACAAAGAGTTGTAATAGTTGATGATTTACTAGCGACAGGTGGTACAATTTACGCTTCTGCAAAACTGGTGGAAAAATTAGGAGGAATAGTAGACTCTATTATTTTCTTGACTGAATTAACTTTTTTAGATGGTAGAAAAAAGCTTGACGGATATGATATAATTTCATTAATAAAGTTTTAA
- a CDS encoding MBL fold metallo-hydrolase — protein sequence MKIQRYVVGLYGANCYIVSDEENMEAIAIDPGEYSSEIQEYIIINNLNVKYILLTHGHFDHIGGVEELKKLTNAKVAISQEDAPMLLDPSLNLSEMVYKKILCNPADILLSDGDTLTFGKYSVEVIYTPGHTKGGVCFKINNVCFTGDILFKGSIGRYDFPGGDFSTLMDSIKNKLLVLEDDVIIYPGHGNSSTIGKEKRLNMFLRDLME from the coding sequence ATGAAAATACAAAGGTATGTGGTAGGACTTTATGGAGCCAATTGCTATATTGTTTCTGACGAAGAAAACATGGAAGCAATTGCAATAGATCCAGGGGAATATTCATCTGAAATACAAGAGTATATTATTATTAACAATTTAAATGTAAAATATATTTTGCTTACACACGGGCATTTTGATCACATAGGTGGAGTAGAAGAGCTGAAAAAACTAACTAATGCAAAAGTTGCTATTTCACAAGAAGATGCTCCTATGCTTTTAGACCCCAGTTTAAACTTATCTGAAATGGTCTATAAAAAAATACTATGCAATCCTGCAGATATTTTATTAAGTGACGGTGATACTTTAACTTTTGGAAAATACAGCGTAGAAGTTATATACACCCCAGGGCACACAAAAGGAGGGGTGTGTTTTAAAATTAATAATGTATGTTTTACCGGCGATATCCTATTTAAAGGCTCTATAGGAAGATACGATTTTCCAGGAGGAGATTTTTCTACTTTAATGGATTCTATAAAAAATAAACTTTTAGTTTTAGAAGATGATGTTATAATATACCCTGGTCATGGGAACTCTTCAACTATTGGCAAGGAAAAGAGACTTAATATGTTTTTAAGGGATTTGATGGAGTGA
- the dtd gene encoding D-aminoacyl-tRNA deacylase, producing the protein MRAVVQRVTHGEVSVDGELISSIGKGFVVLVGISVDDTEEDVAYMADKIVNLRVFEDEEGKMNLSLLEVEGEILLVSQFTLLGDVRKGRRPNFMMAQKPEEALKYFNLLVKEIENRGVNVKTGKFQAMMKVLIENDGPVTILIDSKKIF; encoded by the coding sequence TTGAGAGCTGTTGTTCAACGGGTGACTCATGGAGAAGTTAGTGTAGATGGTGAATTAATAAGTTCAATAGGAAAAGGATTTGTTGTTTTGGTTGGCATATCTGTTGATGATACAGAAGAAGACGTAGCCTATATGGCGGATAAAATAGTAAATTTGCGTGTTTTTGAAGATGAAGAAGGAAAAATGAATTTATCTCTTTTGGAGGTAGAAGGGGAAATACTCCTCGTTTCTCAATTTACTTTGTTGGGGGATGTGAGAAAAGGCAGAAGGCCTAATTTCATGATGGCTCAAAAACCAGAAGAGGCTTTGAAGTATTTTAATTTATTAGTCAAAGAGATAGAAAATAGAGGTGTAAATGTCAAAACAGGTAAATTTCAGGCCATGATGAAAGTATTAATTGAAAATGACGGACCTGTTACAATCCTTATTGATTCTAAAAAAATATTTTAG
- a CDS encoding ABC transporter ATP-binding protein yields the protein MIELSNVKKVYNLGKIQVDALKGVSLKIDKGEYVAIVGPSGSGKSTLMNIIGLLDKPTSGSYKLNGTEVSTLSDDQLAYLRNRQIGFVFQSFNLLSKLNALANVELPMLYAKIPSKERRQRALRALEIVGLSERIHHKPNELSGGQQQRVAIARAIVMNPSFLLADEPTGNLDTASSIEIMKIFYQLNESGTTIVMVTHEQDIANHAKRIVRLRDGNIIEDTLVPNRITY from the coding sequence ATGATTGAGCTAAGCAATGTAAAAAAAGTGTACAATCTTGGAAAGATACAAGTTGATGCATTAAAAGGCGTATCTTTAAAAATAGATAAAGGTGAATATGTAGCAATTGTCGGTCCTTCTGGCTCTGGCAAATCCACTTTAATGAACATTATAGGCCTTTTAGATAAACCTACATCTGGAAGTTATAAACTCAATGGAACTGAAGTATCAACCCTAAGCGATGACCAGTTAGCTTATTTGAGAAATCGTCAGATAGGATTTGTCTTTCAATCTTTTAACCTTTTGAGCAAATTGAACGCACTGGCAAATGTAGAACTACCAATGTTGTACGCCAAAATACCATCAAAAGAACGAAGGCAAAGAGCCCTAAGAGCTTTAGAAATAGTGGGATTAAGTGAAAGAATACACCACAAACCTAATGAGCTATCGGGAGGGCAGCAGCAAAGAGTTGCTATTGCCCGTGCTATTGTGATGAATCCTTCTTTTTTGCTAGCAGACGAACCAACAGGAAATCTTGACACAGCTTCTAGCATTGAAATAATGAAAATCTTTTATCAACTCAATGAATCGGGTACTACAATAGTAATGGTTACACATGAGCAAGATATTGCAAATCATGCAAAAAGGATAGTCCGCTTAAGAGATGGAAATATTATAGAAGATACGCTTGTTCCAAACAGAATAACTTATTAG
- a CDS encoding MarR family winged helix-turn-helix transcriptional regulator — MNKDCDSKLLYDLLRAIRQKLNNQLRANNLSEFQKDLTIGEQQVIMVLSENKNAPIYMKDIASELDISPSTLTNIVDKLVEKGLVQRDFDLEDRRKIQISLTKKGEDIYKHLVDFRMKVLQPIFEKLSPQEIETLKSILQKIKEEL; from the coding sequence ATGAACAAGGATTGCGATAGTAAGCTTTTATATGATTTGTTGCGTGCAATTAGACAAAAACTCAACAACCAATTGAGAGCAAACAACCTCTCTGAATTTCAAAAAGACCTTACAATTGGAGAACAACAAGTAATAATGGTTTTAAGTGAGAATAAAAATGCTCCAATATACATGAAAGATATTGCCTCAGAACTAGATATTTCTCCCAGTACCCTTACAAATATAGTAGATAAACTTGTAGAAAAAGGTTTAGTTCAAAGGGACTTTGATTTAGAAGATAGAAGAAAAATACAAATTTCTTTAACAAAAAAAGGAGAAGATATATATAAACATTTAGTAGACTTTAGAATGAAAGTTTTACAGCCAATTTTTGAAAAACTCTCTCCCCAAGAAATAGAAACATTAAAAAGCATATTGCAAAAAATTAAAGAAGAACTATAA